One genomic segment of Trichocoleus sp. includes these proteins:
- a CDS encoding DUF1838 domain-containing protein, with product MTTEIQDLDAQYWVKTRSSLDSNQSTFLTWTGAIYAFVPGAKRNCLFKMVGVSVSRCIPTEEGGWDFTSRELTYYLHPETGELLRQWENPWTEELLTVMHVANNPVQGHFKGKFPARVDRDSATFVFDIFMTYPNPLATEPKFADYSPNPTYQAAELFKLTVPTEDLFNPEILSVSKLQLSWDRIGPWVPWMKMGDRPGQLVYSAYGRKVNGFTELPELLRDEINTRVPLYKNAPQSYLEGEDMTSWVYFQKYFDAYLAGETFPLPQPEEI from the coding sequence ATGACTACTGAAATTCAAGATTTGGATGCCCAGTACTGGGTTAAAACGCGCTCATCCCTCGATTCAAACCAATCAACCTTCTTGACTTGGACAGGGGCAATTTATGCTTTCGTTCCCGGTGCAAAGAGAAATTGCCTCTTTAAGATGGTGGGCGTGAGTGTTAGCAGATGTATTCCCACCGAAGAAGGGGGTTGGGATTTTACCTCCAGAGAATTGACTTACTATCTCCACCCAGAAACGGGTGAACTTTTGCGGCAATGGGAAAACCCCTGGACGGAAGAATTACTGACAGTTATGCATGTTGCCAACAACCCGGTGCAGGGTCACTTTAAAGGCAAATTTCCTGCAAGAGTCGATCGAGATAGTGCAACCTTCGTGTTTGACATATTTATGACTTACCCCAATCCTCTCGCTACAGAGCCAAAATTTGCTGATTACAGTCCCAATCCAACCTATCAGGCAGCCGAACTGTTTAAACTAACCGTTCCGACTGAAGACCTATTTAATCCTGAAATTCTCTCAGTTTCTAAATTACAGCTTTCCTGGGATCGAATCGGTCCGTGGGTTCCTTGGATGAAAATGGGCGATCGTCCGGGTCAGCTCGTCTACAGTGCTTATGGTCGCAAGGTGAATGGTTTTACTGAGTTGCCAGAGCTACTGAGGGATGAGATTAATACTCGCGTACCGCTCTATAAAAATGCACCCCAATCTTACCTGGAAGGAGAAGATATGACTTCGTGGGTGTATTTTCAAAAGTACTTTGATGCTTACTTAGCGGGAGAGACTTTTCCCTTACCACAACCAGAGGAAATTTAA
- a CDS encoding aldehyde dehydrogenase family protein has protein sequence MNISIGVRNPRTGKVDYWITPPAIGDLAEQCNHLRKAQIGWQQAGLQARIETLQQWKQAVQAQRDELIQVLVADTGRLDVSVLEVDSFLGSLDRWCRLAPELLQRETRNTAIPFIRIQQTAVPYSLVGVISPWNFPLLLSTIDTIPALLAGCAVVVKPSEIAPRFVEPLMETIASVPALQAVLAYVAGAGETGANLIEQVDLICFTGSVATGRKVAAAAAAQFIPAFLELGGKDPAIVLESADLELATSAILWGSVVNTGQSCLSIERIYVADSIFERFVEQLVTKAKALKLAYPTVEDGQIGPIIAERQAAMIADHLQDAIAKGAIVHCGGKVEPLAGGFWCRPTVLTNVNHSMKVMAEETFAPIMPVMPFSTIEEAIDLANDTIYGLSAAVFAGSETEAIAIAEQINAGAISINDAALTAIMHEGEKNAFKFSGMGGSRMGAGALKRFMRKKALLIKTEAIAAPWWFQS, from the coding sequence ATGAATATATCGATCGGTGTTCGCAATCCCCGCACAGGTAAGGTCGATTACTGGATCACACCGCCCGCGATCGGCGACTTGGCGGAGCAGTGTAATCATTTACGCAAAGCTCAAATTGGCTGGCAGCAGGCAGGCTTACAGGCACGAATTGAGACATTACAGCAGTGGAAGCAGGCTGTTCAAGCACAGCGAGATGAGTTGATTCAAGTATTGGTCGCAGATACAGGGCGGCTGGATGTCTCAGTGTTGGAAGTGGATTCATTTTTAGGCAGCCTCGATCGCTGGTGTCGCCTTGCCCCAGAACTGTTGCAGAGAGAAACACGAAACACCGCCATTCCCTTTATTCGCATCCAGCAAACCGCTGTTCCCTACTCGCTGGTGGGCGTGATTAGCCCCTGGAATTTTCCGCTCTTGCTCTCGACGATCGACACGATTCCCGCTCTGCTAGCAGGTTGTGCTGTGGTGGTGAAGCCAAGTGAAATTGCGCCTCGATTTGTGGAGCCACTTATGGAAACGATCGCATCTGTCCCTGCACTCCAGGCGGTGTTAGCTTATGTTGCAGGAGCCGGAGAAACGGGGGCTAATTTAATTGAACAGGTGGATTTGATTTGCTTTACGGGCAGTGTGGCAACAGGTCGGAAGGTGGCTGCTGCTGCTGCTGCACAATTTATTCCGGCATTCTTAGAGTTAGGCGGAAAAGATCCTGCCATTGTTTTAGAATCTGCTGATTTAGAGTTAGCCACCTCAGCGATTTTGTGGGGGTCGGTGGTCAACACTGGACAATCCTGTTTATCGATCGAGCGAATTTATGTGGCAGATTCAATCTTTGAACGGTTTGTAGAACAATTAGTCACCAAAGCTAAAGCGCTCAAACTTGCCTACCCTACCGTTGAAGATGGGCAGATTGGTCCCATTATTGCCGAACGACAGGCAGCCATGATTGCCGATCATCTACAGGATGCCATCGCAAAGGGCGCGATCGTTCACTGCGGCGGCAAAGTTGAACCATTAGCAGGCGGGTTCTGGTGCCGTCCGACGGTTCTCACCAACGTGAACCATTCTATGAAGGTGATGGCAGAAGAAACGTTTGCACCCATCATGCCAGTGATGCCCTTTTCCACGATCGAAGAAGCCATTGATTTAGCCAATGACACCATTTATGGGCTGAGTGCCGCTGTCTTTGCAGGGTCAGAAACCGAGGCAATCGCGATCGCAGAACAGATTAATGCAGGGGCAATTAGCATCAATGATGCTGCCCTGACTGCCATCATGCATGAAGGTGAGAAAAATGCCTTTAAGTTCTCAGGCATGGGTGGTTCTCGCATGGGTGCGGGGGCACTGAAGCGGTTTATGCGGAAAAAAGCATTGCTGATCAAGACAGAGGCGATCGCAGCCCCCTGGTGGTTTCAATCCTAA
- a CDS encoding mechanosensitive ion channel — MNYSHPVPLQPWHDPLSSLQWLAQANPITTGTAAASNWLQDIVAYLPRLIIAIAVLIIGWIIALIVAAAVQGLLKRTNLDNRLAQSITGQRGGELPRVEKWISAAVFWLIMLFAIVAFLNALQLPAVSAPLNSFLEQIFLYLPRVGGAALLLLVAWLVATLAKLVVTRGLSRFNLDDRLAEHTTDPDSPQTGSPFLLNETLGNALYWFVLLFFLPLILDVLQLQGPLQPVQNLLDQILSALPRILTAVIIGAVGWLIARIVRGIVTNLLTAVGTNQIGARVGLTQSSGTLSLSALLGTIVYVLVLIPTAIAALNALQIEAISAPAVRMLEQILTALPLIFTAGLILAIFYVIGRFVADLVASILTSVGFNNVFNWLGIRSAPVRTTTPPPPAPGTVAPGTVPPPPPGRPATGQRTVVQAAATSRTPSEIAGIIVLVGIMLLGAVAATEVLGFASLTAIVYGILGISAQVLIGLIVFAVGLYLANLAFSLINDSGGRQTRILAQTARVAIIALVSAMALQQMGIASSIVNLAFGLLVGAIAVAIALAFGLGGRDVAAEQLRTWLSSFRER; from the coding sequence ATGAACTATAGTCACCCCGTTCCATTACAGCCGTGGCACGACCCTCTGAGTTCGCTGCAGTGGCTGGCTCAAGCAAATCCAATTACAACTGGTACGGCGGCAGCATCAAATTGGTTACAAGACATTGTTGCGTATCTGCCTCGGTTGATCATTGCAATTGCTGTCCTCATCATTGGCTGGATTATTGCCCTCATTGTTGCTGCTGCGGTTCAAGGGTTACTTAAGCGGACTAACCTGGACAATCGCTTGGCTCAGTCGATCACTGGACAACGAGGTGGAGAACTGCCTCGAGTTGAAAAGTGGATCTCAGCGGCTGTGTTCTGGCTGATCATGCTCTTTGCGATCGTGGCATTTTTAAATGCGCTTCAGCTTCCAGCAGTGTCCGCACCGCTCAATAGTTTCCTGGAGCAGATCTTCCTTTATTTGCCGCGTGTGGGTGGAGCAGCGCTGTTGCTGCTTGTGGCATGGCTCGTTGCAACCCTGGCAAAACTGGTCGTAACTCGCGGTTTATCGCGCTTTAATTTAGACGATCGCCTCGCTGAACATACAACGGACCCCGACAGCCCACAGACAGGTAGCCCTTTCCTGCTCAATGAGACGTTAGGAAATGCGCTCTACTGGTTTGTGCTGCTGTTCTTCCTGCCGCTGATTTTGGATGTTCTGCAACTCCAGGGTCCGCTTCAGCCCGTTCAGAATCTGCTTGATCAAATTCTTTCTGCCCTGCCACGCATCCTGACTGCGGTCATTATTGGGGCTGTTGGTTGGCTGATCGCCCGGATTGTGCGCGGCATCGTCACTAATCTGCTGACGGCAGTGGGGACAAACCAAATTGGCGCTAGAGTTGGGCTAACCCAGTCCTCCGGGACACTCTCGCTGTCTGCTCTGCTCGGCACGATCGTCTATGTGCTGGTGCTAATTCCGACTGCAATTGCTGCCCTCAATGCCCTTCAGATTGAAGCGATCTCTGCACCTGCTGTGCGGATGCTAGAGCAAATTCTGACGGCACTACCGCTTATTTTTACAGCGGGTCTAATCCTTGCCATCTTCTACGTTATCGGTCGATTCGTTGCCGATCTCGTTGCCAGCATTCTGACAAGCGTTGGTTTCAACAATGTCTTTAACTGGTTAGGCATTCGTTCTGCACCTGTGCGAACCACAACACCGCCCCCTCCTGCTCCAGGTACAGTCGCTCCAGGTACAGTCCCACCGCCGCCTCCAGGCAGACCTGCCACAGGACAACGCACCGTTGTTCAAGCTGCGGCTACCAGCCGTACCCCTTCTGAAATTGCTGGCATTATTGTCTTAGTTGGCATCATGCTCTTAGGAGCCGTTGCTGCCACAGAGGTGCTGGGCTTTGCTTCCTTGACGGCGATCGTCTATGGCATCTTGGGGATCTCGGCGCAGGTGCTGATTGGTCTAATCGTGTTTGCGGTGGGTCTCTACTTAGCGAATCTGGCGTTTAGCCTGATCAACGATTCGGGAGGTCGTCAGACGCGAATTCTGGCGCAGACTGCACGGGTGGCGATCATTGCGCTAGTTTCAGCGATGGCACTTCAGCAAATGGGAATTGCCAGCAGCATTGTGAATCTGGCGTTTGGTTTGCTCGTCGGAGCCATTGCCGTTGCGATCGCCCTGGCGTTTGGTTTGGGTGGTCGGGATGTTGCAGCAGAACAACTGCGAACCTGGCTCTCTTCCTTCCGAGAGCGGTAA
- the pheS gene encoding phenylalanine--tRNA ligase subunit alpha, whose amino-acid sequence MSQPSGDLATQLAALRQEAQQSIASVSSLDDLEQLRIKYLGKKGSLSQVLGAMGKLDATERPRIGSLANEVKEAVQSDLEQKKAALQAAEINARLEAEAIDVTMPGVYRPQGHSHPLTSTIDRALEVFVGLGYTVAQGPEMETDYYNFEALNTPADHPARDMQDTFYLPDGNLMRTHTSSVQIRYMENHEPPIRIAAPGRCYRRDTVDATHAAVFHQIEILAIDEGLTFTDLRGTIKTFLESMFGDIPIRFRPSFFPFTEPSAEVDVQWRGRWLEVLGCGMVDPNVLKSVGYDPEIYTGFAAGFGVERFAMVLHQIDDIRRLYASDLRFLKQF is encoded by the coding sequence ATGTCTCAACCGTCTGGCGATCTGGCAACTCAACTCGCAGCCCTGCGGCAGGAAGCCCAGCAATCGATCGCCTCTGTTTCGAGCCTGGATGATTTGGAGCAACTGCGGATCAAATATCTCGGCAAAAAAGGTAGCCTTTCCCAGGTGTTGGGAGCGATGGGCAAGCTCGATGCGACAGAACGTCCGCGCATTGGGTCGCTGGCAAATGAAGTGAAGGAAGCAGTCCAGTCAGACCTGGAGCAAAAGAAAGCGGCGCTGCAAGCGGCTGAGATTAATGCCCGTTTGGAAGCAGAAGCGATCGATGTCACGATGCCGGGGGTCTATCGTCCTCAAGGTCATTCCCACCCACTGACCAGCACGATCGATCGGGCACTGGAAGTTTTTGTTGGTTTGGGCTACACAGTGGCACAAGGTCCAGAGATGGAAACCGACTATTATAACTTTGAGGCACTCAATACCCCTGCTGACCACCCAGCGCGGGATATGCAGGACACCTTCTATCTGCCCGATGGCAACCTCATGCGGACGCATACCTCTTCGGTGCAGATCCGCTACATGGAAAACCATGAGCCACCCATCCGCATTGCTGCCCCTGGACGCTGCTACCGTCGTGATACGGTCGATGCCACTCATGCTGCCGTTTTCCATCAAATTGAAATTTTAGCGATCGATGAAGGGCTGACCTTTACGGATCTACGGGGCACCATCAAAACTTTCCTCGAATCGATGTTTGGTGATATCCCAATTCGCTTCCGTCCCAGCTTCTTTCCCTTCACCGAACCTTCAGCCGAAGTTGATGTGCAGTGGCGCGGTCGCTGGCTGGAAGTTCTGGGTTGCGGCATGGTCGATCCCAACGTTCTCAAGTCTGTTGGCTATGATCCCGAAATTTACACCGGATTCGCGGCTGGATTCGGAGTCGAGCGCTTTGCCATGGTGCTCCACCAAATTGACGACATCCGCCGTTTGTACGCGAGTGATTTGCGCTTCTTAAAGCAGTTTTAG
- the panB gene encoding 3-methyl-2-oxobutanoate hydroxymethyltransferase, translating into MAVTTQQLIRYKQQGKRIVALTAWDYLIAQVLDQSGVDLILVGDSLAMVALGYETTLPITLDEILHHAKAVRRGVKNALIVVDLPFLTYQESQAQAMQSAGRVLKETGAQAVKLEGGYPAIVETIARLVQAGIPVMGHVGLTPQSVHQFGGFRKQGKSPKEAERILAEAIALQEAGAFSIILEHIPADLAAQITEKLTIPTIGIGAGVHCDGQVLVTADLLGLSDWQPPFAKAYTNLRESIAQAAQQYSQEVRQQEFPGQESGKTAN; encoded by the coding sequence ATGGCAGTTACGACACAGCAATTGATCCGATATAAACAGCAGGGAAAGCGGATTGTTGCCCTGACTGCCTGGGACTATTTGATTGCTCAGGTTTTAGATCAGTCAGGCGTAGACTTGATTTTAGTGGGCGATTCGCTGGCAATGGTGGCATTAGGCTATGAGACGACCCTGCCCATTACACTGGACGAAATTTTGCACCATGCGAAAGCGGTTCGTCGCGGCGTTAAAAATGCGCTGATAGTGGTGGATTTGCCCTTTCTCACCTACCAGGAAAGCCAAGCACAGGCAATGCAATCGGCAGGTCGGGTACTCAAAGAAACTGGAGCACAAGCTGTAAAGCTGGAAGGGGGCTACCCCGCTATCGTAGAGACGATCGCCCGATTAGTGCAGGCAGGCATCCCGGTTATGGGTCATGTTGGACTCACGCCTCAATCAGTGCATCAGTTTGGTGGCTTCCGCAAGCAGGGCAAATCTCCTAAAGAAGCAGAGCGAATCTTAGCAGAAGCGATCGCCCTTCAAGAAGCTGGAGCCTTCTCAATCATCCTGGAACATATTCCCGCTGACCTGGCTGCCCAGATTACTGAGAAACTTACGATTCCTACGATCGGTATTGGTGCAGGCGTCCATTGTGATGGGCAGGTACTCGTCACCGCCGATCTGCTAGGCCTATCCGACTGGCAACCCCCCTTCGCCAAGGCATATACCAACTTGCGCGAGTCGATCGCTCAGGCAGCGCAGCAATATAGCCAGGAGGTGCGGCAGCAGGAGTTTCCTGGGCAGGAGTCAGGGAAAACAGCAAACTGA
- the miaA gene encoding tRNA (adenosine(37)-N6)-dimethylallyltransferase MiaA yields MREIDTSVLNPAVPILIVICGATATGKSGLAIDLAKRLPGVILSADSRQVYRDFNIGTAKPTIAEQQHVPHFLIDICDPTETLTLADYQSQAQALIHQFHDVKDIERVGRFEAGRVRAPIPLLVGGTGLYIKSIVHGLLIPKVAPQKELRSQLQALGQVQCYGFLQQVDPESSSRIHPNDQVRTLRALEVFYVTGRPMSQQQGERPPNYPILQIGLDADWDTLTDRITWRTTQMIADGFVDEVKGLCEKHGADLPLLNTLGYQEIKQYLKGEVSLSEAESQIVLHTRQFAKQQRTWFRADRSIEWFEANDPQLRDRVWARVQEFIGMRSCLECGQTDKL; encoded by the coding sequence ATGCGCGAAATAGATACATCTGTACTAAACCCTGCTGTTCCTATTCTAATCGTTATTTGTGGGGCAACTGCAACTGGAAAGTCGGGATTGGCGATCGACCTGGCAAAACGGCTTCCGGGGGTCATTCTCAGCGCTGATTCGCGGCAGGTTTATCGGGATTTTAATATTGGCACTGCCAAGCCCACGATCGCAGAACAGCAGCATGTTCCCCATTTTCTAATCGACATTTGTGATCCAACTGAAACGCTCACATTAGCAGACTATCAGAGCCAGGCACAGGCGTTGATTCATCAGTTTCATGATGTAAAGGATATAGAGAGGGTTGGTAGGTTTGAAGCAGGCAGAGTTCGAGCGCCAATCCCCTTGCTGGTTGGAGGGACGGGACTCTATATTAAATCGATCGTTCATGGGCTCCTGATCCCCAAAGTTGCGCCACAAAAAGAACTCCGATCGCAGCTTCAGGCTTTGGGGCAGGTGCAATGCTATGGCTTTTTGCAGCAGGTCGATCCAGAATCATCTTCGCGAATTCACCCCAATGATCAGGTGCGAACCCTACGCGCTTTGGAGGTATTTTATGTCACGGGTCGTCCGATGTCGCAGCAGCAGGGAGAGCGCCCACCAAACTATCCGATTTTGCAAATTGGACTCGATGCAGATTGGGATACTTTGACGGATCGAATCACATGGCGCACGACGCAAATGATCGCAGATGGATTTGTGGATGAAGTGAAGGGATTATGTGAGAAACATGGCGCAGATTTACCGCTGCTCAACACACTGGGCTACCAAGAAATCAAGCAATACTTGAAGGGTGAAGTCTCTCTCAGCGAGGCGGAATCACAGATTGTGCTGCATACTCGCCAATTTGCCAAACAGCAGCGTACCTGGTTTCGTGCAGATCGATCGATCGAATGGTTTGAGGCGAATGACCCACAATTGCGCGATCGGGTTTGGGCAAGGGTGCAGGAGTTTATTGGAATGAGGAGTTGTTTGGAGTGCGGTCAAACTGACAAGCTTTAG
- a CDS encoding DUF4359 domain-containing protein — MKNLKGFYLLGAVVAGTGIALALNNPGASAYNEYATQRLSEYLQADLCPQAGSFLKGSCQSLIQDNQKAIGTIVAKNTRREDYLLWSVYKTDLAIDSMLPSLLKDVLQESLPAYHAETIGVFNTLHTYQLKRH, encoded by the coding sequence ATGAAAAACTTGAAAGGCTTCTATCTACTGGGCGCTGTAGTCGCAGGAACTGGCATTGCTCTAGCGCTCAACAACCCCGGAGCGTCTGCCTACAACGAATACGCAACGCAGCGGCTGAGCGAGTACTTGCAAGCAGACCTTTGTCCTCAGGCAGGCAGTTTCCTCAAAGGGTCTTGTCAGTCTTTGATTCAAGATAATCAAAAAGCAATTGGTACGATCGTGGCGAAGAATACGCGCCGTGAGGACTATCTGTTGTGGAGTGTCTATAAAACTGATCTGGCGATCGACTCCATGCTGCCATCGCTGCTCAAAGATGTCCTTCAGGAATCGCTTCCGGCTTACCATGCAGAAACGATCGGCGTATTCAACACGCTACATACCTACCAGCTGAAACGCCATTAA
- a CDS encoding aspartate kinase yields the protein MALIVQKYGGTSVGTVERIQAVAQRVLQTVKSGNGVVVVVSAMGKTTDGLVKLAHEISASPNRREMDMLLSTGEQVTIALLSMALQEIGQPAISLTGAQVGIVTEAEHTRARILRIETERLERNLQEGKVVVVAGFQGISSLPDLEITTLGRGGSDTSAVALAAALRADCCEIYTDVPGILTTDPRIVPDAQLMAEITSDEMLELASLGAKVLHPRSVEIARNYGVTLVVRSSWSDHPGTKVVSPVRQPRPLEGLELAQAVDAVEFDTDQAKIAMLRVPDRPGVAARLFGEIAQQNLDVDLIIQSIHEGNTNDIAFTVTKNSLNRAEAVAAAIAPALRNYNDPTTGEAEVLVERQMAKVSIAGAGMIGRPGVAAQMFRTLANAGVNIQMISTSEVKVSCAIGAADCDRAIAALCEAFKVNNSPVKNHLVSNSSTSDTPPVRGAALDIKQARLAIRHVPDRPGMAARIFTLLADRNISVDMIIQSQRCRLLDGTATRDIAFTVAQTDADDAQAALRQAAAELGYGEIMVDRSIAKVSIVGTGMVGKPGVAAKMFDALSKEKINIQMIATSEIKISCVVSEEDGVRALQAVHAAFSLSGTEKIVVPA from the coding sequence ATGGCACTAATTGTTCAAAAATACGGTGGGACTTCAGTTGGAACGGTTGAGCGGATTCAGGCAGTGGCTCAACGGGTGTTGCAGACGGTGAAGTCGGGGAATGGTGTGGTCGTGGTTGTCTCGGCAATGGGCAAGACGACGGATGGGCTGGTGAAGCTGGCGCATGAAATTTCTGCCAGCCCAAATCGGCGCGAGATGGATATGCTGCTGTCTACTGGGGAACAGGTGACGATCGCCTTGCTCAGTATGGCACTGCAAGAGATTGGGCAACCAGCGATTTCCCTGACTGGGGCACAAGTGGGTATTGTGACCGAAGCAGAACATACCCGCGCCCGGATTTTGAGGATTGAAACCGAGCGCCTGGAACGCAATTTACAAGAAGGCAAAGTCGTTGTTGTTGCAGGCTTTCAGGGGATTTCGAGTCTGCCAGATTTAGAGATTACAACTCTGGGGCGCGGCGGTTCTGATACTTCTGCGGTTGCTCTGGCGGCAGCATTGAGAGCCGATTGCTGCGAAATTTATACGGATGTTCCGGGGATTCTGACAACCGATCCGCGCATTGTGCCCGACGCTCAACTGATGGCAGAAATCACTTCAGATGAGATGCTGGAGCTTGCCAGTTTAGGCGCAAAAGTGCTGCATCCTCGCTCAGTTGAAATTGCCCGAAACTATGGCGTAACGTTAGTGGTGCGATCGAGCTGGAGCGATCATCCCGGCACGAAAGTTGTCTCCCCAGTACGGCAGCCCCGTCCCCTGGAAGGATTAGAACTGGCACAGGCTGTTGATGCAGTCGAGTTTGATACAGATCAGGCAAAAATTGCCATGCTGCGAGTGCCCGATCGCCCCGGTGTTGCAGCAAGATTGTTTGGTGAAATCGCCCAGCAAAATCTGGATGTTGACTTGATTATTCAGTCGATCCACGAGGGGAATACCAATGATATTGCCTTCACCGTGACCAAAAATTCTCTGAATCGAGCTGAGGCAGTTGCAGCGGCGATCGCGCCTGCTTTGCGGAACTATAACGATCCCACGACGGGAGAAGCTGAGGTGTTGGTCGAGCGCCAAATGGCAAAAGTCAGCATTGCTGGAGCCGGAATGATTGGTCGTCCGGGGGTGGCAGCGCAGATGTTCCGCACTCTGGCAAACGCAGGCGTCAACATTCAAATGATCTCGACTTCAGAGGTGAAAGTGAGCTGTGCGATCGGTGCGGCAGACTGTGATCGCGCCATTGCTGCCCTCTGTGAAGCGTTCAAGGTAAACAACTCGCCAGTGAAAAATCACCTGGTATCCAATAGCTCTACCTCTGATACTCCACCTGTCCGGGGGGCGGCGCTTGATATCAAGCAGGCTCGGTTGGCAATTCGTCATGTGCCCGATCGCCCTGGCATGGCAGCCCGGATCTTTACCCTGCTGGCAGACCGCAATATTAGCGTCGATATGATTATTCAGTCGCAGCGATGTCGCTTACTCGATGGCACAGCCACCCGCGATATTGCCTTCACCGTGGCACAAACCGATGCAGATGACGCTCAAGCCGCTCTCAGGCAGGCTGCTGCCGAACTCGGATATGGCGAAATTATGGTGGATCGATCGATCGCCAAGGTCAGCATTGTCGGCACGGGCATGGTGGGCAAACCGGGTGTTGCTGCCAAAATGTTTGATGCGTTGTCAAAAGAGAAAATCAACATCCAAATGATTGCCACATCCGAGATCAAAATTAGCTGTGTGGTATCTGAAGAGGACGGCGTTCGGGCATTACAAGCGGTTCATGCTGCATTCAGCCTGTCGGGTACTGAGAAAATCGTCGTTCCGGCATAG
- a CDS encoding SRPBCC family protein, whose amino-acid sequence MTLQVFEQSIQIGASATAVEQCLTDLTLMHRWLNPALRCEPIGEWSTELGSQSRFLIQVPLIQPTLRSTVVEREPGLIVWEFRGFFRGRDRWECQPSEKGTSLLNRFEFSIPNAIVQYGFKRFAFDWTKQDMQAQLRRLKRVAEEVYGMTAA is encoded by the coding sequence ATGACGCTGCAAGTTTTTGAACAGTCAATTCAAATTGGTGCCAGTGCAACTGCGGTCGAGCAATGCCTGACTGACCTGACGCTGATGCATCGGTGGCTTAATCCAGCTTTGCGCTGTGAACCGATCGGGGAGTGGAGTACCGAGCTTGGCAGTCAGAGTCGCTTTCTCATTCAGGTGCCGCTAATTCAGCCCACCCTGAGAAGTACGGTTGTGGAGCGAGAGCCGGGGTTAATTGTTTGGGAATTCCGAGGCTTTTTTAGAGGGCGCGATCGGTGGGAATGTCAACCGAGCGAAAAGGGAACAAGTTTGCTCAATCGCTTTGAATTTTCGATCCCCAATGCGATCGTGCAGTATGGGTTCAAGCGGTTTGCCTTTGACTGGACAAAACAAGATATGCAGGCACAGTTACGCCGTTTAAAGCGAGTTGCCGAAGAAGTTTACGGCATGACGGCAGCTTAG